The genomic window CTAACTTGACAGCAACATCTTTATGTTAAAACCTCAAAGATTACCCAATTTATAAATCCTTGCCGCTTCTCATGTCCCAAACCCTCAGGCAAAGCATCTACACTTTAAAAAAGTGGTAATTATTACATATGTTTTAGGAAAAGCACTGCTAGTTACAGCTTCAGACAGCGGATCTGGTTAGATATATAAACGAAGCTAGTAGAAGTCAGGAGTCAAAAAGATGAAAAAAGTAGAAGCTATTATCCGCCCATTTAAGCTAGATGAGGTGAAAATTGCCTTAGTTAACGCTGGTATCGTTGGCATGACTGTTTCTGAAGTCCGGGGATTCGGACGGCAGAAAGGCCAAACTGAACGGTATCGCGGTTCTGAGTACACGGTTGAGTTTCTCCAAAAACTGAAAGTGGAAATCGTAGTTGACGACAATCAGGTTGATATGGTAGTGGACAAAATTATTGCTGCTGCCCGCACTGGTGAAATCGGCGATGGTAAAATTTTCATCTCGCCTGTTGAACAGGTGATTCGGATTCGTACCGGAGAAAAGAACACAGAAGCAGTTTGAGTACTAAATACTGAGTACTGAGTACCAGTATGGTGGGCCTTGCTGAATAGTAGGATGAAATATATCGAAAATGTTAACTTTGAGATAGTCTTTCATTTCTTAAATCAGCAACGCCTTTTATTGAGTTTGAAATGGATACAAAAAAAGTAAGAAACAGCAACGAGAGTTTTTTACTTAGTTGCGCTTTTTGTCTTATGGTTTATATTTTCACCTACTAATGCTATGCAATCTAGTTAGTGGGTTGGGCTTCAATGAGATTCCTTGGCAGACATTATTCGTTCAACTACTACTTATAGTGGATTTTCAGTGTTACCAATAGGACTGGGAAGTGGCTGAAATAAACCTTGTATTATCATTTGCTGGAATAAATAATCAATAACCTCTTCTAGTACTTCACGGGATCTAATAGATATTTTCCAAGTATTTGTAAAAAGTTCATTGTCACTAACTACTAAATAGCTATCACTTCTGTTACTCATGATCTCAATGGGAAATTCAACTAAGGAAAATTTAGGCTTAGTGCATTCTTCATCTCCATTTTCATCTTGGTAAAATCGATTTAGAGAAAAATCACCTTGTACTTTACCTTTAAACAAATCTGCATACACAGGGTGAAGTGAATCTAAAAAGATATCAGGTTTACTAGGTAATATCAAAAAAACACCTTTTGTTAAAGCGTCTGCTCCTCCCGTAAAGTCGTTATATTCCCAACATTTTATTGTTAATAAACCAATATTCAAAACCTCTTTAAAAATATAAATTTCTAGACCATCATTTCGTTGAAGTAAAACAAGTTGATAAAATTCATTAGCTTCTCTAGGTTGCCTGAATTTATAAGCTACAACATATGGAGGGGATATACCTTTACTCTTTATGAAATATTCCTCAAATCCAAGCTTATCCAAAATGCTAGTAGCTAAAGATATTAAAAATTCTGCTTCCCGTTGAGCAATAATTCTTTGTTGAATTTTGACTGCATCTTTTTCTCTAAGTCCAAAGTCTTGTTGAATTAACTTAAAGTCATCAATAATAGAATTATCTAAAGGATAAAAATGCTGAATTGCTTCTGATAGCATTTCCTTATATTCTTTTAATTTAGCATTATATTCTTGGTAAGGTTTTACAACTTCATTTTCAATTTTTCTGGCTTCGGATAAAGTTATTTTTAAATTATCTTTCTTTAAATCTAGCAGCTTACGTGTAAATTTAGAAAATTTGCCGTTTATGACATAACGTTCAACTACTTTACGATATTCCAACTTGGGATCATTAATACGTACTTTAGCTAGTAAAATTTTGTAACCTTCTTTGACTGGATAAAATTCAGGTTTCATTTTTCCAGGAGCAGTCTCTTGAACTTTCTGGCTAGCATATGTATGTAGTTCATCAATGGAAATGTTACCATCACTATCTAAATCTGCTACGCCTGTTTTCAGACCCTCAATTAAAAAATGTGTATAAAGAGAAAGTTCAAATCCTGGATGTTCAAAAGAATACTGAGTTGAAGTTGAAGAGGTAAGAATAGCTCGTCCTTCTCCACCTAATTGTTGCTTAATAGGTACGGAACCGTCATCTTTAACTTTCATTCCTTGGCTAAAAGCACCACTAAAACAACAATCAAGAATCACCACCTGTCGTCTAGAGCGACTATCACTCATCGTGTTCTGTACATAACTTGCTGCTACAGCAGTTGGCTGAACCAATTTTTCTTGCTCTTTGCGGGTATTACAGCTTGCTAAATAAAGACTACCACTATCATCTTTAATTCCATGTCCAGAGAAATACAGTAGTACAAGGTCATCTTTTTGGCGATTTGCAAACAAGGAAAAGATTGCTTCCTCCATCGCCTGTCGCGCAGGATTTATTAGAAGTTTTACTTCATCAAAACCACCAATTACTGGATCTCCCAACACTTGCTGCATTGCGTCTACATCCTTAGTGGCAGCAGTTAAAGGGGCCAAACCAGACTCATACTCACTTACTCCAATTAACAATGCTAGCTTCAGCATATGTAACTTATTATATGATTAAAATCTTAATTAGACTTGCTTGATTTGTTAGAAAATTGGTCGAAATTTAAAATAGTTTTAAAATTATTGTATTTCCCCATAATCAAGCAAGGTAAAACCATATTAACAGGAGGTAAAGCTTATGTGTTTGCTTCCCTTTTCTCTAGTCCATCCAATTTCTTCAATTTCTACATAATTATTTTGAAGTCAATTTAAAATTAGTAAAGCCAAATGGTGATTTATCTTCTCCTGACTCAGGACTCAGGAATAAGCACTGTGTCTAGTTGCGGAAGTAAAGCAGCAAAAGCCTTGCCTCGATGGCTAATTGACCCCTTCAATTCCCGTGTCATCTCAGCAAAGGTCAATTGCAACTCTTGCACATAAAAAATTGGATCGTAGCCGAAACCATCATTACCACGAGGTGCATGGAGAATTTCGCCGCGACAAATACCTTCAGATTGTAATACGATCGCACCATCAGGACGAGCGATCGCTACTGCACAAACAAATTGAGCTTGCCGATTTACCTCGTTGCCTAATTCCCTCAATACCCTAGCAATCCGTTCTGAGTCGGTTTTGGCATAACGTGCAGAATACACTCCTGGTGCGCCATTTAGGGCATCTACTTGCAAGCCCGAATCATCAGCAATTGCCCAGTTTCCTGTGACTTTAGCAATTTGTGACGCTTTCAGACAAGCGTTGGCAGCAAAGGTTTCCCCCGTCTCTTCAATTTCCAATTCTTCAGGTTTTAGGGTTAATTCCCAACCAGAATTTTCCAGGTAAGCTTGCATTTCTCGCAACTTACCGGGATTTCCTGTGGCGACTACAAGTAATGTCATGAATTACGAATTATTAGTTAGGAGTGATGAGTTAGGAGCTAGGAATTAATAACTCCTAACTCTCAACTCCTCACTAATTTTACTCTGCCCACTGTTTCGCCCAAGCAAGAGTTTGATGCACTTGCTCAATTGTCGGGGCTTCGCAGTAGAGGCGTAAAACTGGCTCAGTACCGCTAAACCGAATCATTAACCACCTTTTATCAGCGAGGCGATATTTGTAGCCGTCAATTGTTTGGCAATCAATCACTGCTAACCCGGCAATTTCCGTTAAGGGTTGGGTTTGTAGTTGTTGCAAAAGACGCGATCGCACTTCCATACTTGCTAAGGGTAAATCAATGCGA from Nostoc sp. UHCC 0926 includes these protein-coding regions:
- a CDS encoding caspase family protein gives rise to the protein MLKLALLIGVSEYESGLAPLTAATKDVDAMQQVLGDPVIGGFDEVKLLINPARQAMEEAIFSLFANRQKDDLVLLYFSGHGIKDDSGSLYLASCNTRKEQEKLVQPTAVAASYVQNTMSDSRSRRQVVILDCCFSGAFSQGMKVKDDGSVPIKQQLGGEGRAILTSSTSTQYSFEHPGFELSLYTHFLIEGLKTGVADLDSDGNISIDELHTYASQKVQETAPGKMKPEFYPVKEGYKILLAKVRINDPKLEYRKVVERYVINGKFSKFTRKLLDLKKDNLKITLSEARKIENEVVKPYQEYNAKLKEYKEMLSEAIQHFYPLDNSIIDDFKLIQQDFGLREKDAVKIQQRIIAQREAEFLISLATSILDKLGFEEYFIKSKGISPPYVVAYKFRQPREANEFYQLVLLQRNDGLEIYIFKEVLNIGLLTIKCWEYNDFTGGADALTKGVFLILPSKPDIFLDSLHPVYADLFKGKVQGDFSLNRFYQDENGDEECTKPKFSLVEFPIEIMSNRSDSYLVVSDNELFTNTWKISIRSREVLEEVIDYLFQQMIIQGLFQPLPSPIGNTENPL
- a CDS encoding P-II family nitrogen regulator; its protein translation is MKKVEAIIRPFKLDEVKIALVNAGIVGMTVSEVRGFGRQKGQTERYRGSEYTVEFLQKLKVEIVVDDNQVDMVVDKIIAAARTGEIGDGKIFISPVEQVIRIRTGEKNTEAV
- the rdgB gene encoding RdgB/HAM1 family non-canonical purine NTP pyrophosphatase, whose amino-acid sequence is MTLLVVATGNPGKLREMQAYLENSGWELTLKPEELEIEETGETFAANACLKASQIAKVTGNWAIADDSGLQVDALNGAPGVYSARYAKTDSERIARVLRELGNEVNRQAQFVCAVAIARPDGAIVLQSEGICRGEILHAPRGNDGFGYDPIFYVQELQLTFAEMTRELKGSISHRGKAFAALLPQLDTVLIPES